A part of Oncorhynchus kisutch isolate 150728-3 unplaced genomic scaffold, Okis_V2 scaffold2364, whole genome shotgun sequence genomic DNA contains:
- the LOC116369990 gene encoding uncharacterized protein LOC116369990 isoform X1 — MPGCFSRLAERVRGRRRPTASTGCSNSFVACFSCLFLFCRVRDRRQVDSDSDFEEETTVLDEVQLDVPLDDVPDVPQLPVLLDVQNAAIILEDVPDVQTILEEATVIWQLILIRFSPQYCGPVVIRNNAGPVVKAWRTFQFISPIITYMRGGSQQVVVRMHHVSRVRGLETQLVWAISKETARLSPEGIPYCATKVQSITWIQRVAGRVTHYASHLRHETSVDVTLGCYQQTDVSVVYATLHMGLDGLLSSSAWSEAASFSTPTTQQFTDPEPEGHNCYEGWEEDLLPEEREVPLLNLYLTTKRVEDIALRLVSLRQAFTTLLGSTLSRNHLFVAGKVLLGGLVQANHMDEAKFIRTYNDFVDYLSDPSKRNDIERELAEAKIHHVNMIDVLFELVLFGMMTAQKSLMVHPGGFVEHLYALLYSFLPTAANMEPEADRILLLLNGGLMALLDDMFGQQLAWYFNSESLVSELSSLLEYHLENLMASM; from the exons ATGCCTGGGTGCTTTTCAAGACTGGCGGAGAGAGTGCGTGGACGTCGGCGGCCTACTGCGTCGACGGGTTGTTCAAATTCATTTGTGGCTTGTTTTTCTTGTCTTTTTCTGTTTTGCAGGGTTCGTGATCGTCGACAGGTGGACAGCGACAGCGACTTCGAAGAGG AAACAACTGTCCTGGATGAGGTCCAGTTGGATGTGCCATTGGATGATGTGCCAGATGTTCCACAGCTGCCAGTCCTCCTTGATGTCCAGAATGCTGCTATCATCCTTGAGGATGTGCCAGATGTGCAGACTATCCTTGAG GAGGCCACTGTTATTTGGCAGTTGATTCTGATTAGGTTCAGCCCCCAGTACTGTGGGCCTGTTGTGATCAGG AACAATGCCGGTCCGGTGGTTAAAGCTTGGAGAACTTTCCAGTTCATCAGCCCCATCATCACCTACATGCGTGGGGGATCCCAG caggtggtggtgaggATGCACCACGTGAGTAGGGTGAGAGGCCTGGAGACTCAACTGGTGTGGGCCATCTCCAAGGAGACAGCCAGGCTTAGTCCAGAGGGCATCCCCTACTGTGCCACCAAAGTGCAGTCCATCACTTGGATCCAG CGTGTGGCTGGCAGGGTGACCCACTATGCGTCTCACCTCCGCCACGAGACGTCTGTGGACGTGACGCTTGGCTGCTACCAG cagactgatgtctCAGTGGTGTACGCCACTCTCCACATGGGGCTGGACGGGCTTCTATCCTCTTCAGCGTGGTCGGAGGctgcctccttctctactcccaccactcagcagttcactgacccagagcctgagggccacaactgctatgag ggctgggaggaggacctgctgcctgaggagagggaggttcctctgctaaa CCTCTACCTTACCACCAAGAGAGTGGAGGACATCGCCCTGAGGCTCGTCTCCTTGCGCCAGGCCTTCACT aCCCTGCTTGGTTCCACCCTGAGCAGGAACCATCTGTTTGTGGCGGGAAAGGTCCTCCTGGGCGGCCTTGTTCAGGCCAACCACATG GACGAGGCCAAATTCATCCGTACCTATAATGACTTTGTGGACTACCTGAGTGACCCCTCCAAGCGGAATGACATTGAGAGGGAGCTGGCTGAGGCAAAG ATCCATCATGTGAACATGATAGATGTCCTCTTTGAGCTGGTGCTGTTTGGGATGATGACAGCTCAGAAGTCCCTGATGGTG CACCCTGGTGGGTTCGTGGAGCATCTGTacgctctcctgtactccttcctgCCCACTGCTGCCAACATGGAGCCAGAGGCTGATAGAATCCTACTGCTGCTCAAT
- the LOC116369990 gene encoding uncharacterized protein LOC116369990 isoform X2, with product MPGCFSRLAERVRGRRRPTASTGCSNSFVACFSCLFLFCRVRDRRQVDSDSDFEEETTVLDEVQLDVPLDDVPDVPQLPVLLDVQNAAIILEDVPDVQTILENNAGPVVKAWRTFQFISPIITYMRGGSQQVVVRMHHVSRVRGLETQLVWAISKETARLSPEGIPYCATKVQSITWIQRVAGRVTHYASHLRHETSVDVTLGCYQQTDVSVVYATLHMGLDGLLSSSAWSEAASFSTPTTQQFTDPEPEGHNCYEGWEEDLLPEEREVPLLNLYLTTKRVEDIALRLVSLRQAFTTLLGSTLSRNHLFVAGKVLLGGLVQANHMDEAKFIRTYNDFVDYLSDPSKRNDIERELAEAKIHHVNMIDVLFELVLFGMMTAQKSLMVHPGGFVEHLYALLYSFLPTAANMEPEADRILLLLNGGLMALLDDMFGQQLAWYFNSESLVSELSSLLEYHLENLMASM from the exons ATGCCTGGGTGCTTTTCAAGACTGGCGGAGAGAGTGCGTGGACGTCGGCGGCCTACTGCGTCGACGGGTTGTTCAAATTCATTTGTGGCTTGTTTTTCTTGTCTTTTTCTGTTTTGCAGGGTTCGTGATCGTCGACAGGTGGACAGCGACAGCGACTTCGAAGAGG AAACAACTGTCCTGGATGAGGTCCAGTTGGATGTGCCATTGGATGATGTGCCAGATGTTCCACAGCTGCCAGTCCTCCTTGATGTCCAGAATGCTGCTATCATCCTTGAGGATGTGCCAGATGTGCAGACTATCCTTGAG AACAATGCCGGTCCGGTGGTTAAAGCTTGGAGAACTTTCCAGTTCATCAGCCCCATCATCACCTACATGCGTGGGGGATCCCAG caggtggtggtgaggATGCACCACGTGAGTAGGGTGAGAGGCCTGGAGACTCAACTGGTGTGGGCCATCTCCAAGGAGACAGCCAGGCTTAGTCCAGAGGGCATCCCCTACTGTGCCACCAAAGTGCAGTCCATCACTTGGATCCAG CGTGTGGCTGGCAGGGTGACCCACTATGCGTCTCACCTCCGCCACGAGACGTCTGTGGACGTGACGCTTGGCTGCTACCAG cagactgatgtctCAGTGGTGTACGCCACTCTCCACATGGGGCTGGACGGGCTTCTATCCTCTTCAGCGTGGTCGGAGGctgcctccttctctactcccaccactcagcagttcactgacccagagcctgagggccacaactgctatgag ggctgggaggaggacctgctgcctgaggagagggaggttcctctgctaaa CCTCTACCTTACCACCAAGAGAGTGGAGGACATCGCCCTGAGGCTCGTCTCCTTGCGCCAGGCCTTCACT aCCCTGCTTGGTTCCACCCTGAGCAGGAACCATCTGTTTGTGGCGGGAAAGGTCCTCCTGGGCGGCCTTGTTCAGGCCAACCACATG GACGAGGCCAAATTCATCCGTACCTATAATGACTTTGTGGACTACCTGAGTGACCCCTCCAAGCGGAATGACATTGAGAGGGAGCTGGCTGAGGCAAAG ATCCATCATGTGAACATGATAGATGTCCTCTTTGAGCTGGTGCTGTTTGGGATGATGACAGCTCAGAAGTCCCTGATGGTG CACCCTGGTGGGTTCGTGGAGCATCTGTacgctctcctgtactccttcctgCCCACTGCTGCCAACATGGAGCCAGAGGCTGATAGAATCCTACTGCTGCTCAAT